A genome region from Serinus canaria isolate serCan28SL12 chromosome 19, serCan2020, whole genome shotgun sequence includes the following:
- the LOC127060269 gene encoding diacylglycerol kinase kappa-like, with amino-acid sequence MRGHGLSDALSTKFFPHAVILRVEWSLFVGQGDHHCSLLWNPLWGCRLVGKGAVSPVLGLARSCAPWQGRALGTIMSQTAVEAGPPLTPLSLWLQSESPKDAASAPPKAEPPKAEPPKPEPVKSPEPAKSPEPPPGRGKSPEPVLNGAAENGLEGAAAEAQGDDGQGLSRRKVVRVVRKVVRKVLPGEDAGSAKEPGRDAKSPEPVPPPRKEEAGRTAVPAPPAPPPPPTVVPSAPSKPEPKDEISEGLKTLMAKGKTKEHRARLRPGDRQEKSREPAGGDTKLSPSPEAKAEPPVQLSGGKAEPAKASALKPTALERHKVPVCARRGML; translated from the coding sequence ATGCGGGGTCATGGGCTTAGTGATGCCCTAAGCACTAAGTTTTTCCCCCATGCTGTCATCCTGAGGGTTGAATGGTCACTGTTTGTGGGGCAGGGAGATCaccactgctccctgctgtggaaTCCACTGTGGGGCTGTAGGTTGGTGGGGAAGGGTGCTGTatccccagtgctggggttgGCCAGGAGCTGCGCTccatggcagggcagagccctgggcaccaTCATGTCCCAAACAGCAGTGGAGGCTGGACCTCCACTCACACCGCTGTCATTGTGGCTGCAGTCAGAGAGCCCGAAGGATGCAGCATCTGCACCCCCCAAAGCTGAGCCCCCGAAAGCTGAGCCCCCAAAACCTGAGCCTGTGAAGAGCCCTGAACCTGCGAAGAGCCCCGAGCCACCtcctgggagagggaagagcCCAGAGCCGGTGCTGAACGGGGCTGCTGAGAATGGGCTGGAGGGCGCAGCCGCCGAGGCACAGGGAGATGATGGCCAGGGGCTGTCCCGCCGCAAGGTGGTCCGGGTGGTGCGCAAGGTGGTCCGCAAAGTTCTGCCAGGGGAGGACGCTGGCAGTGCCAAGGAGCCAGGCCGAGATGCCAAGTCTCCTGAGCCAGTGCCACCCCCgaggaaggaggaagcaggCCGTAccgctgtccctgctcccccagccccgccaCCTCCCCCCACCGTGGTGCCTTCAGCCCCTTCCAAGCCGGAACCCAAGGATGAGATCTCAGAGGGGCTCAAAACCCTCATGGCAAAGGGCAAAACCAAGGAGCACCGGGCGCGGCTCCGGCCgggggacaggcaggagaagTCCCGTGAGCCCGCTGGTGGGGACACAAAGCTGTCCCCGTCCCCTGAAGCCAAAGCAGAGCCACCAGTGCAGCTTTCAGGAGGGAAAGCGGAGCCAGCAAAGGCGTCTGCTCTGAAACCCACGGCCCTGGAGAGGCACAAGGTACCGGTGTGTGCACGGCGGGGGATGCTCTGA